In Streptomyces puniciscabiei, a single genomic region encodes these proteins:
- a CDS encoding response regulator transcription factor: MTSVLVCDDSPLAREALRRAVATVPGVERVTTAANGEEVLRRWGADRSDLILMDVRMPGLGGVETVRRLLSADPGARIIMLTVAEDLDGVALAVAAGARGYLHKDASRAELRATVTQALADPTWRLAPRRLRSAEMGAAPTLTAREIQVLEGMSHGRSNAEIGRELFLSEDTVKTHARRLFKKLGASDRAHAVALGFRWGLVR; the protein is encoded by the coding sequence ATGACATCCGTCCTCGTCTGCGACGACTCCCCGCTTGCCCGAGAGGCGCTCCGCCGCGCGGTCGCGACCGTGCCCGGTGTCGAGCGCGTGACGACGGCGGCCAACGGCGAGGAAGTCCTCCGCCGCTGGGGCGCCGACCGCTCCGACCTCATCCTGATGGACGTGCGCATGCCCGGCCTGGGCGGCGTGGAAACCGTGCGCCGTCTGCTGTCCGCCGACCCAGGCGCGCGCATCATCATGCTCACCGTCGCCGAGGACCTGGACGGCGTGGCCCTCGCGGTCGCCGCCGGTGCCCGGGGCTACCTGCACAAGGACGCCTCACGCGCGGAGCTGCGCGCCACGGTGACGCAGGCCCTCGCCGACCCGACCTGGCGGCTGGCCCCGCGTCGGCTCCGCTCGGCCGAGATGGGCGCCGCGCCCACGCTCACCGCGCGCGAGATCCAGGTGCTGGAGGGCATGAGCCACGGCCGGTCCAACGCCGAGATCGGTCGCGAGCTCTTCCTGTCCGAGGACACCGTCAAGACGCACGCGCGGCGCCTGTTCAAGAAGCTCGGCGCCTCGGACCGGGCCCACGCGGTGGCGCTCGGCTTCCGCTGGGGACTGGTCCGGTAG
- a CDS encoding LysR family transcriptional regulator — protein sequence MIEARHLRVLRAVAATGSFSAAGRELGCTQPAVSQQMKALETSVGTPLLVRSGREMRLTQAGEALVRHASGILAGLTAAEEEVAAIAGLRAGRVRLVSFPSGSSTLVPTALAALRAAHPGTRVSLEEAEPPRSVELLREGDCDLALAFRYEGAAVAEEWDDLVVRRLLMDRLVALVPERHRLARAESVAIGELAQEPWIAGCPRCRGQLVEVCEGAGFTPRIDFATDDYPAVVGLVGAGLGVAVLPQLAVESVRPRGVRTVRLEPAVRREIVALTLPDLAQVPAVAATLEQLARAAGRG from the coding sequence GTGATCGAGGCCCGTCATCTCCGTGTCCTGCGCGCCGTCGCCGCCACCGGCTCCTTCTCGGCGGCGGGGCGCGAACTGGGCTGCACCCAGCCCGCCGTCAGCCAGCAGATGAAGGCACTGGAGACCTCGGTCGGCACTCCGCTGCTGGTCCGCAGCGGCCGCGAGATGCGGCTGACCCAGGCCGGGGAGGCCCTGGTCAGGCACGCCTCCGGCATCCTCGCGGGGCTCACCGCGGCCGAGGAGGAGGTCGCCGCCATCGCGGGCCTGCGTGCCGGCCGGGTCCGGCTGGTCTCCTTCCCCAGCGGAAGCTCCACCCTGGTCCCCACCGCCCTGGCCGCCCTGCGCGCCGCCCACCCCGGCACCCGCGTCTCCCTGGAGGAGGCCGAGCCCCCGAGGTCGGTGGAGCTGCTCCGCGAGGGCGACTGCGACCTGGCCCTGGCCTTCCGCTACGAGGGGGCGGCGGTCGCCGAGGAGTGGGACGACCTGGTCGTACGGCGCCTGCTGATGGACCGCCTGGTGGCGCTGGTGCCCGAGCGGCACCGGCTCGCGCGCGCGGAGAGCGTCGCCATCGGCGAGCTGGCTCAGGAGCCCTGGATCGCGGGCTGCCCGCGCTGTCGCGGCCAGCTGGTCGAGGTCTGCGAGGGGGCCGGTTTCACCCCGCGCATCGACTTCGCCACCGACGACTATCCCGCGGTGGTCGGCCTGGTCGGCGCGGGCCTGGGGGTCGCCGTACTGCCCCAGCTGGCGGTGGAGTCGGTACGGCCCAGAGGCGTGCGCACGGTACGGCTGGAACCCGCGGTACGCCGCGAGATCGTCGCCCTCACCCTCCCCGACCTGGCCCAGGTGCCGGCCGTGGCGGCGACCCTGGAACAGCTGGCCCGGGCAGCGGGGCGCGGCTAG
- a CDS encoding MOSC domain-containing protein yields MKLLSVNLGRPQPVPYTDQADGVTGIDKKPADGPVRVAAPGPKGVGASGLAGDAVCDLRHHGGDEQAVYAFAREDLDEWERELGRPLANGCFGENLTTDGVDVSGALIGERWRIGSGLVLEVTSGRIPCRTFQGHLGERGWVRRFTQKGATGAYLRVIEPGEIRAGDPIEIVHRPDHGVTAALQFRAVTTERELLPRLLAAGEALHSESLRRARKYVEEQPG; encoded by the coding sequence ATGAAGCTCCTCTCGGTCAATCTGGGCCGTCCGCAGCCGGTGCCGTACACGGACCAGGCGGACGGCGTGACAGGCATCGACAAGAAGCCGGCCGACGGGCCGGTGCGGGTGGCGGCGCCGGGCCCCAAGGGCGTCGGTGCGAGCGGGCTGGCCGGTGACGCGGTGTGCGACCTGCGGCATCACGGCGGGGACGAGCAGGCGGTGTACGCCTTCGCGCGCGAGGACCTGGACGAGTGGGAGCGCGAACTCGGCCGACCGTTGGCCAACGGCTGCTTCGGGGAGAACCTGACGACGGACGGGGTGGACGTCTCCGGGGCGCTGATCGGCGAGCGCTGGCGGATCGGTTCCGGGCTGGTCCTCGAGGTGACCTCGGGTCGGATCCCGTGCCGTACGTTCCAGGGCCATCTGGGCGAACGGGGCTGGGTCAGGAGGTTCACACAGAAGGGCGCAACCGGTGCCTACCTCCGGGTGATCGAACCGGGTGAGATACGGGCGGGCGATCCGATCGAGATCGTGCACCGGCCGGACCACGGCGTGACGGCAGCGCTGCAGTTCCGCGCGGTCACCACCGAGCGCGAGCTGCTGCCGCGACTGCTCGCGGCGGGCGAGGCCCTGCACTCGGAGTCCCTGAGGCGGGCTCGCAAGTACGTGGAGGAACAGCCGGGCTGA
- a CDS encoding nucleotide sugar dehydrogenase, with translation MPADLAVIGLGPYGLPLAQAAVAAGIPTIGYATGPEAGSLSAAELRRMHAAGFRPGTDPAQLGRVRTAVICAPTPRGADGGLDLGQVEAAARALAQQLRPHTTVILESPVLPGTTEEFLRPLLEEGSGLRAGRDFHLAYSPSRVDPGNRDHSPASTPKVIGGLTPTCTESAAAFYGRLTDKVVRARGLREAETVQLLETNFRHVNIALVNEMAVLCHELGVDLWDVIRCAETKPFGFQAFRPGPGVGGHGVPQDLTGHATRTLRMVELAQQVNSRMPRYVVQRAATLLNEHGKSARGARVLLLGVTYKPDLADLQGTPAQEIAIRLMELGAAVSYHDPLVASWNVLDRPVPRADSLYETAADADLTILLQQHRTYDLQGLSVKAQLLLDTRGATPTGAAHRL, from the coding sequence ATGCCCGCAGACCTCGCCGTCATCGGACTCGGCCCCTACGGCTTGCCGCTCGCCCAGGCCGCCGTCGCCGCAGGCATCCCCACCATCGGTTACGCCACCGGCCCCGAGGCGGGCTCGCTCAGCGCCGCCGAGCTGCGCCGGATGCACGCCGCGGGCTTCCGGCCCGGCACCGACCCGGCCCAGCTCGGCCGGGTGCGCACCGCGGTGATCTGCGCGCCGACCCCGCGCGGCGCCGACGGGGGACTCGATCTCGGCCAGGTGGAGGCGGCAGCCCGCGCCCTCGCCCAGCAGCTGCGCCCGCACACCACGGTCATCCTGGAGTCGCCGGTGCTGCCCGGCACGACCGAGGAGTTCCTCCGCCCCCTGCTGGAGGAGGGCTCGGGGCTGCGAGCCGGCCGCGACTTCCACCTCGCCTACTCGCCCAGCCGGGTCGACCCCGGCAACCGCGACCACTCCCCCGCCAGCACCCCCAAGGTCATCGGTGGCCTCACCCCCACCTGCACCGAGTCGGCCGCCGCCTTCTACGGCCGGCTCACCGACAAGGTGGTACGCGCGCGTGGACTGCGCGAGGCGGAGACCGTGCAGCTGCTGGAGACCAACTTCCGGCACGTCAACATCGCGCTGGTCAACGAGATGGCCGTGCTCTGTCATGAGCTGGGCGTCGATCTGTGGGACGTGATCCGGTGCGCCGAGACCAAGCCCTTCGGCTTCCAGGCGTTCCGCCCCGGGCCCGGCGTCGGCGGGCACGGCGTCCCCCAGGACCTGACGGGGCACGCCACCCGCACCCTGCGGATGGTGGAGCTGGCCCAGCAGGTCAACAGCCGGATGCCCCGGTACGTCGTCCAGCGCGCGGCCACCCTCCTCAACGAGCACGGCAAGTCCGCCCGCGGCGCGCGCGTGCTGCTGCTCGGCGTCACCTACAAGCCCGACCTCGCCGACCTGCAGGGCACACCGGCCCAGGAGATCGCGATCCGGCTGATGGAGCTGGGCGCCGCCGTCAGCTACCACGACCCCCTCGTGGCCTCCTGGAACGTCCTCGACCGCCCGGTCCCCCGCGCGGACTCGCTCTACGAGACCGCCGCCGACGCCGACCTGACGATCCTGCTCCAGCAGCACCGCACGTACGACCTGCAGGGGCTGTCGGTGAAGGCGCAGTTGCTGCTGGACACGCGCGGAGCCACACCCACGGGGGCGGCGCACCGGCTCTGA
- a CDS encoding sigma-70 family RNA polymerase sigma factor: MRDDEAGTAHGAIGALVHRAVDGDEQATHDLLAHVHPLALRYCRTRLSRLPGDARHFVEDLAQEVCVAVLLALPRYRDTGRPFEAFVFAIASHKVADLQRAAMRHPGSTAVPSDEMPERPDDSLGPEERALLSSDAEWAKKLLANLPENQRELLLLRIAVGLTAEETGQMLGMSPGAVRVAQHRALSRLRALAEQ, from the coding sequence ATGCGCGACGACGAGGCGGGCACGGCCCATGGGGCGATCGGTGCGCTCGTCCATCGCGCCGTCGACGGTGACGAGCAGGCCACGCACGATCTGCTCGCCCATGTCCACCCGCTGGCGCTGCGCTACTGCCGCACCCGGCTGTCCAGGCTGCCCGGCGACGCGCGTCACTTCGTCGAGGACCTCGCCCAGGAGGTCTGCGTCGCGGTCCTGCTCGCGCTGCCCCGCTATCGCGACACCGGCCGCCCCTTCGAGGCGTTCGTCTTCGCCATCGCCTCCCACAAGGTCGCCGACCTGCAGCGGGCCGCCATGCGCCACCCGGGTTCGACGGCGGTGCCCTCCGACGAGATGCCGGAACGGCCCGACGACTCCCTCGGCCCCGAGGAGCGCGCCCTGCTCAGCAGCGACGCCGAGTGGGCCAAGAAGCTGCTGGCCAACCTGCCCGAGAACCAGCGCGAACTGCTCCTGCTGCGGATCGCCGTGGGCTTGACCGCGGAGGAGACGGGGCAGATGTTGGGAATGTCACCCGGCGCCGTCCGGGTCGCCCAGCACCGGGCACTGAGTCGCCTGCGCGCGCTCGCCGAGCAGTAA
- a CDS encoding glycerol-3-phosphate dehydrogenase/oxidase, which yields MRTATLGPTQRAEALAAMAERELDVLVIGAGVVGAGTALDAVTRGLSTGLVEARDWASGTSSRSSKLIHGGLRYLEMLDFALVREALKERGLLLERLAPHLVKPVPFLYPLQHRGWERLYAGSGVALYDAMSMARGHGRGLPIHRHLSHRHALRVAPCLKKDALVGALQYYDAQMDDARFVATLVRTAASYGAKAANRARVTGFLREGERVVGARVKDVEGGGEYEIRAKQIVNATGVWTDDTQAMVGERGQFHVRASKGIHLVVPKDRIHSTTGLILRTEKSVLFVIPWGRHWIVGTTDTDWNLDKAHPAASSADIDYLLEHVNSVLAVPLGRDDVQGVYAGLRPLLAGESDATSKLSREHTVAHPVPGLVVVAGGKYTTYRVMAKDAVDAAVHGLDMRVADCVTEETPLLGAEGYQALWNARARIAARTGLHAARVEHLLNRYGSLAEELLDLVAADPSLGRPLQGAEDYLRAEVVYAASHEGARHLDDVLTRRTRISIETFDRGTRSAREAAELMAPVLGWDKDQIEREVEHYEKRVEAERESQLQPDDQTADAARLGAPDIVPLS from the coding sequence GTGAGGACAGCGACTCTGGGGCCGACCCAGCGCGCCGAGGCACTGGCGGCGATGGCGGAGCGGGAACTGGACGTGCTGGTGATCGGTGCCGGAGTCGTCGGCGCGGGTACCGCGCTGGACGCCGTCACGCGCGGCCTGTCCACCGGCCTGGTCGAGGCCCGCGACTGGGCGTCCGGCACCTCCAGCCGGTCCAGCAAGCTGATCCACGGCGGGCTGCGCTATCTGGAGATGCTCGACTTCGCCCTCGTACGGGAAGCCCTGAAGGAGCGCGGACTTCTCCTGGAGCGGCTCGCCCCGCACCTGGTCAAGCCGGTGCCGTTCCTGTACCCGCTGCAGCACAGGGGCTGGGAGCGGCTCTACGCCGGCTCGGGCGTCGCGCTCTACGACGCGATGTCCATGGCCCGCGGCCACGGCCGGGGCCTGCCCATACATCGTCACCTGAGCCACCGTCACGCCCTGCGCGTCGCCCCCTGCCTGAAGAAGGACGCCCTGGTCGGCGCCCTGCAGTACTACGACGCCCAGATGGACGACGCCCGCTTCGTGGCCACGCTGGTGCGCACGGCCGCCTCCTACGGCGCGAAGGCGGCCAACCGCGCGCGCGTGACCGGGTTCCTGCGCGAGGGCGAGCGGGTGGTGGGCGCCCGGGTGAAGGACGTGGAGGGCGGCGGGGAGTACGAGATCCGCGCCAAGCAGATCGTCAACGCGACCGGGGTGTGGACCGACGACACGCAGGCCATGGTGGGGGAGCGGGGCCAGTTCCACGTCCGCGCCTCCAAGGGCATCCACCTGGTCGTGCCCAAGGACCGCATCCACTCCACCACCGGCCTGATCCTGCGCACCGAGAAGTCCGTCCTCTTCGTCATCCCCTGGGGCCGGCACTGGATCGTCGGCACCACCGACACCGACTGGAACCTCGACAAGGCCCATCCGGCCGCGTCCAGCGCCGACATCGACTACCTGCTGGAGCACGTCAACTCGGTGCTCGCGGTGCCGCTCGGCCGCGACGACGTGCAGGGCGTGTACGCCGGTCTGCGCCCGCTGCTCGCCGGCGAGTCCGACGCCACCAGCAAGCTGTCCCGCGAGCACACGGTCGCCCATCCGGTGCCGGGACTCGTGGTCGTGGCGGGCGGCAAGTACACCACCTACCGCGTGATGGCCAAGGACGCGGTCGACGCGGCGGTGCACGGCCTGGACATGCGGGTCGCCGACTGCGTGACGGAGGAGACCCCACTGCTGGGCGCGGAGGGGTACCAGGCGCTGTGGAACGCACGCGCCCGGATCGCCGCCCGCACCGGTCTGCACGCGGCCCGCGTGGAACATCTGCTGAACCGGTACGGCTCCCTGGCCGAGGAGCTGCTGGACCTCGTCGCCGCCGACCCCTCCCTGGGGCGGCCCCTGCAGGGCGCCGAGGACTATCTGCGCGCCGAGGTGGTGTACGCCGCCTCGCACGAGGGCGCCCGGCACCTGGACGACGTCCTCACCCGCCGCACCCGCATCTCCATCGAGACCTTCGACCGGGGCACCCGCAGTGCCCGTGAGGCGGCCGAGCTGATGGCACCGGTCCTCGGCTGGGACAAGGACCAGATCGAGCGCGAGGTCGAGCACTACGAGAAGCGGGTGGAGGCCGAACGCGAGTCGCAACTCCAGCCCGACGACCAGACGGCGGACGCGGCGCGGCTGGGCGCACCGGACATCGTTCCGCTCAGCTGA
- the guaB gene encoding IMP dehydrogenase: protein MTANVDGVPGKFATLGLTYDDVLLLPGASEVLPNAVDTSSRISRNVRVNIPLLSAAMDKVTESRMAIAMARLGGVGVLHRNLSIEDQVNQVDLVKRSESGMVTDPITVHPEATLAEADALCAKFRISGVPVTDPAGKLLGIVTNRDMAFESDRTRRVHEVMTPMPLVTGKVGISGPEAMELLRKHKIEKLPLVDDEGVLKGLITVKDFVKAEKYPNAAKDAEGRLLVGAAVGASPEALERAQALAEAGVDFLVVDTSHGHNSNALSWMSKIKSSVGVDVVGGNVATRDGAQALIDAGVDGIKVGVGPGSICTTRVVAGIGVPQVTAIYEASLAARPAGIPLIGDGGLQYSGDIGKALAAGADTVMLGSLLAGCEESPGELLFINGKQFKSYRGMGSLGAMQSRGQGKSYSKDRYFQADVTADEKLVPEGVEGQVPYRGPLANVLHQLVGGLRQTMGYVGAATIEEMESKGRFVRITSAGLKESHPHDIQMTVEAPNYSNKS from the coding sequence ATGACTGCAAACGTCGACGGAGTGCCCGGTAAATTCGCGACACTCGGGCTGACCTACGACGACGTGCTGCTGCTGCCGGGCGCATCCGAGGTGCTGCCCAACGCGGTCGACACCTCGTCCCGTATCTCCCGCAATGTCCGGGTGAACATCCCGCTGCTGTCGGCGGCGATGGACAAGGTGACCGAGTCCCGCATGGCGATCGCCATGGCCCGGCTGGGCGGGGTCGGTGTGCTGCACCGCAACCTCTCCATCGAGGACCAGGTCAACCAGGTCGACCTGGTGAAGCGGTCGGAGTCCGGCATGGTCACCGACCCGATCACGGTGCACCCGGAGGCCACGCTCGCCGAGGCGGACGCCCTGTGTGCCAAGTTCCGCATCAGCGGCGTGCCGGTCACCGATCCGGCCGGCAAGCTGCTCGGCATCGTGACCAACCGCGACATGGCCTTCGAGAGCGACCGCACCCGCCGCGTGCACGAGGTCATGACCCCGATGCCGCTGGTCACGGGCAAGGTCGGCATCTCCGGCCCCGAGGCCATGGAGCTGCTGCGCAAGCACAAGATCGAGAAGCTGCCGCTGGTCGACGACGAGGGCGTGCTCAAGGGCCTGATCACGGTCAAGGACTTCGTCAAGGCCGAGAAGTACCCCAACGCCGCGAAGGACGCCGAGGGCCGGCTGCTCGTCGGTGCCGCGGTCGGCGCCAGCCCGGAGGCGCTGGAGCGGGCCCAGGCGCTCGCCGAGGCCGGTGTGGACTTCCTGGTCGTGGACACCTCGCACGGCCACAACAGCAACGCCCTGAGCTGGATGTCGAAGATCAAGTCGAGCGTGGGCGTCGACGTGGTCGGCGGCAACGTCGCCACGCGCGACGGCGCCCAGGCGCTGATCGACGCCGGTGTGGACGGCATCAAGGTGGGCGTGGGCCCGGGCTCCATCTGCACCACCCGTGTGGTCGCCGGCATCGGTGTCCCCCAGGTCACCGCCATCTACGAGGCGTCCCTCGCGGCCCGTCCGGCCGGCATCCCGCTGATCGGCGACGGCGGCCTGCAGTACTCCGGTGACATCGGCAAGGCGCTCGCCGCCGGCGCCGACACGGTGATGCTGGGCAGCCTCCTGGCCGGCTGTGAGGAGTCGCCGGGCGAGCTGCTCTTCATCAACGGCAAGCAGTTCAAGTCGTACCGCGGCATGGGTTCGCTGGGCGCCATGCAGTCCCGCGGTCAGGGCAAGTCGTACTCGAAGGACCGCTACTTCCAGGCCGACGTGACCGCCGACGAGAAGCTCGTGCCCGAGGGCGTCGAGGGACAGGTGCCCTACCGCGGCCCGCTCGCGAACGTCCTGCACCAGCTCGTCGGCGGCCTGCGCCAGACCATGGGCTACGTCGGCGCCGCCACCATCGAGGAGATGGAGTCCAAGGGCCGGTTCGTGCGGATCACCTCCGCGGGCCTGAAGGAGAGCCACCCGCACGACATCCAGATGACGGTCGAGGCGCCGAACTACAGCAACAAGAGCTGA
- a CDS encoding SDR family NAD(P)-dependent oxidoreductase, whose translation MTTALITGSTAGIGAAFARRLAADGHDLVLVARDTRRLREQATELHDRHGIEVEVLTADLSEDKGIETVADRLGDRKNPVDLLVNNAGFGNKGRYLEVPMTDELRMLKVHCEAVLRLTSAATEAMRERGRGGVVNVASVAAFVPRGTYGASKAWVVQFTQGAAKDLAGSGVRLMALCPGFVRTEFHQRAGMGTDNIPGWMWLDADKVVAAALSDLARGKSLSIPDPRYKALMGLVKVTPRGLLGGVTSKTGRKYGPQ comes from the coding sequence ATGACAACGGCTCTGATTACGGGATCGACCGCGGGGATCGGTGCCGCGTTCGCGCGGCGGCTGGCGGCTGACGGGCACGACCTCGTCCTGGTGGCACGGGACACCAGGAGGCTGCGCGAACAGGCGACCGAACTGCACGACCGGCACGGCATCGAGGTGGAGGTGCTGACCGCCGACCTGTCCGAGGACAAGGGCATCGAGACGGTGGCCGACCGCCTCGGCGACCGGAAGAACCCGGTCGACCTGCTGGTCAACAACGCCGGCTTCGGCAACAAGGGCCGCTATCTGGAGGTCCCCATGACCGACGAGCTCAGGATGCTCAAGGTGCACTGCGAGGCGGTGCTCCGGCTGACCTCGGCGGCGACCGAGGCGATGCGCGAGCGGGGCCGGGGCGGAGTCGTCAACGTCGCCTCCGTGGCCGCCTTCGTCCCCCGGGGCACCTACGGCGCTTCCAAGGCCTGGGTCGTGCAGTTCACGCAGGGCGCGGCCAAGGACCTGGCCGGCAGCGGTGTCCGCCTGATGGCCCTGTGCCCCGGATTCGTGCGCACCGAGTTCCACCAGCGGGCCGGGATGGGCACGGACAACATCCCCGGCTGGATGTGGCTGGACGCCGACAAAGTGGTCGCGGCGGCCCTGTCCGACCTGGCCCGCGGCAAGTCCCTGTCGATCCCCGATCCCCGCTACAAGGCGCTGATGGGCCTGGTCAAGGTCACCCCGCGGGGGCTGCTGGGCGGAGTCACTTCGAAGACGGGGCGGAAGTACGGGCCCCAGTAG
- a CDS encoding WhiB family transcriptional regulator, translating to MADFSRLPGPNADLWDWQLLAACRGVDSSLFFHPEGERGAARSARENSAKEVCMRCPVRAECAAHALAVREPYGVWGGLTEDEREELMGRARNRLVTASAAGADTTPNH from the coding sequence ATGGCAGATTTCTCCCGCCTTCCCGGACCGAACGCGGACCTGTGGGACTGGCAGCTGCTGGCTGCCTGCCGCGGCGTGGACAGCTCGCTCTTCTTCCACCCCGAGGGCGAGCGCGGGGCGGCTCGGAGCGCTCGCGAGAACTCGGCCAAGGAGGTCTGCATGAGGTGCCCTGTCCGCGCGGAGTGCGCGGCGCACGCACTGGCGGTACGCGAGCCGTACGGCGTGTGGGGCGGCCTGACCGAGGACGAGCGTGAGGAGTTGATGGGGCGTGCGCGCAACCGTCTGGTGACGGCCTCGGCCGCCGGCGCGGATACCACCCCGAACCATTGA
- a CDS encoding GuaB3 family IMP dehydrogenase-related protein, which yields MTEIEIGRGKRGRRAYAFDDIAVVPSRRTRDPKEVSIAWQIDAYRFELPFLAAPMDSVVSPATAIRIGELGGLGVLNLEGLWTRYEDPQPLLDEIAELPAERATRRLQEIYAAPIKEELIGARIKEVRDSGVVTAAALSPQRTAQFSKAVVDAGVDIFVIRGTTVSAEHVSSSHEPLNLKQFIYELDVPVIVGGCATYTAALHLMRTGAAGVLVGFGGGAAHTTRNVLGIQVPMATAVADVAAARRDYMDESGGRYVHVIADGGVGWSGDLPKAIACGADAVMMGSPLARATDAPGKGHHWGMEAVNEELPRGQKVDLGTVGTIEEVLTGPSHTPDGSMNLFGALRRAMATTGYSELKEFQRVEVTVADSQHRR from the coding sequence GTGACTGAGATCGAGATCGGGCGCGGCAAGCGCGGCCGCCGGGCGTACGCCTTCGACGACATCGCCGTCGTCCCCAGCCGCCGTACGCGGGACCCGAAGGAGGTCTCGATCGCCTGGCAGATCGACGCCTACCGCTTCGAGCTGCCCTTCCTGGCCGCCCCCATGGACTCGGTCGTCTCCCCGGCCACCGCGATCCGCATCGGCGAGCTGGGCGGCCTGGGCGTCCTCAACCTCGAGGGCCTGTGGACGCGGTACGAGGACCCGCAGCCGCTGCTGGACGAGATCGCCGAGCTGCCCGCCGAGCGGGCGACCCGCCGCCTCCAGGAGATCTACGCGGCGCCGATCAAGGAGGAGCTGATCGGCGCCCGGATCAAGGAGGTGCGCGACTCCGGTGTGGTCACGGCGGCCGCGCTCTCCCCGCAGCGCACCGCCCAGTTCTCCAAGGCGGTCGTGGACGCGGGCGTCGACATCTTCGTCATCCGTGGCACGACGGTCTCGGCGGAGCACGTCTCGTCCTCCCACGAGCCGCTGAACCTGAAGCAGTTCATCTACGAGCTGGACGTCCCGGTGATCGTCGGCGGCTGCGCCACCTACACCGCCGCCCTGCACCTGATGCGCACCGGCGCGGCCGGCGTCCTGGTCGGCTTCGGCGGCGGCGCCGCGCACACCACGCGCAACGTCCTGGGCATCCAGGTCCCCATGGCCACGGCCGTCGCCGACGTGGCCGCGGCCCGCCGTGACTACATGGACGAGTCCGGCGGCCGGTACGTGCACGTGATCGCGGACGGCGGCGTCGGCTGGTCCGGCGACCTGCCCAAGGCGATCGCCTGCGGCGCCGACGCGGTGATGATGGGCTCCCCGCTCGCCCGCGCCACGGACGCGCCCGGCAAGGGCCACCACTGGGGCATGGAGGCGGTCAACGAGGAGCTGCCGCGAGGCCAGAAGGTCGACCTGGGCACGGTCGGCACCATCGAGGAGGTCCTCACCGGCCCGTCCCACACCCCCGACGGCTCGATGAACCTCTTCGGCGCCCTGCGCCGCGCGATGGCCACCACCGGCTACAGCGAGCTGAAGGAGTTCCAGCGGGTCGAGGTGACCGTCGCGGACAGCCAGCACCGCCGCTGA